The Cucumis melo cultivar AY chromosome 5, USDA_Cmelo_AY_1.0, whole genome shotgun sequence genome has a segment encoding these proteins:
- the LOC103499502 gene encoding glycine-rich protein 5-like, whose protein sequence is MAKTIVVLVAFVFFIMNVDGRKVPEGASRQGEYQTLERAASPVAEPPCRGGVDDQKNIFGGVGGFTGMGGYIGGLFPHLGGVGTIGKYGGIGGGFGFGHGGFGAGVGGVGGVGGGVVPFP, encoded by the exons ATGGCAAAAACAATTGTTGTTCTGGTTGCATTTGTTTTCTTCATCATGAATGTGGATGGCCGTAAAGTTCCGG AAGGTGCTAGTAGGCAGGGGGAGTACCAAACCCTAGAACGGGCAGCTTCACCGGTGGCAGAACCACCATGCAGAGGCGGCGTTGACGACCAAAAGAACATCTTCGGCGGGGTTGGGGGTTTTACAGGCATGGGAGGCTACATTGGAGGGTTGTTTCCACATCTTGGTGGGGTTGGGACAATCGGCAAGTACGGAGGAATTGGTGGGGGCTTTGGATTTGGTCACGGTGGCTTCGGAGCCGGAGTTGGTGGCGTCGGTGGCGTAGGTGGTGGCGTTGTGCCATTTCCTTGA